The Cyanobacteriota bacterium nucleotide sequence CAGTTTCGAGATGAAATTGGTAAGCGCCCTCCCTTAGCAACCTTAGAGCTAATTTGGTCAGCCTACCGCGGCCCAGCCCATATCATTACCGGCTACGTACACCCACCAACCGAGGCCATTATGCGGACAGCGTTTGCTCTGCGCCATACGACCCATTTCACAACCGTGAAAGGGCTAGAAGGAAGTTGCGACTTGCCTCGCGATCGCACAGCTATCATCGGCATTAGTGATTCACCGCCTACTCTAGGACAATCTGTTTCCTCACCATCATCACCTGAGTCAGGTTTCCTACGGTTACATCTCCATCCCCGTGACTATGGGGTCGCAGGCAAGAATATACCGCTGGATGACGCTACTGATCAGGCCCAGCTTATGCAATCTGTTCTGGCTGGAGTCAAGTCAGAGGGGTTGCAATCTGTAGTTTGGAATAGTGGCTTCTATCTTTGGCGGAGTGGTACTTGTCCAGATGTAGCTAGTGGTATGGCTCTTGCTGAGGATTTGATTACAAAAGGCAGGGTTTTAGCTCAATTACATCGATTGCAGGCTGCGATCGCCCACCTTAGTGTCAGTGCTAGTGTCAGTGCTTGACGATTTACCAGTCCTTAACGCCTGTTCCGCTTGGTCAAGCTCACCCTTGTAGGCATGGATTAAGGCTTGAGCTGATGCATGGTAAAAACTGTCGGCAGGAATTTGCTGAGCTTGGCTGATTGCAGTCTGCCAGGTTTGCCGAGCCTCTGACCACTGCTGCTGCTGTTGAAACTGGCGAGCTTGCTCTCCAAGATCGGTTGCCGTGCGGTAGAGCTTTTCCATAGCCACCTCTGTAGCATAACGCCGTTGAGCATGGGCTGCCTGTTGTTGATATTGCCTCAACAGAGTTGACACGTCTCGGTAAGCTAGGGTGTAGTTTGGAATCCCTTGTAACTGCGTTATGGCCCTTGCCCATGTAGCGGTTACAACATGCCAGCTTTCAGGATTTTGGGCCAGCGCTTGGCGGGCAGCGGCAACTTGGGCAATGCGTTTGGCTTCAGCAAGATGTTCAGTGGCTCGTTGTTCAGTTTTGTAGTAATGATTGGTTGTTGCCAGAGCAGCACGATAAATTGGCAACTTTGCGGCTGCTAATGGGTAGGCAACGCTATCTGGTGGAATTTGCACCAACTGATTAATGGCTTGCTGCCAGCGCGATCGCACCTGTGCCCATTCAGCGACAGAGTGGGGTGGGTTCACCTGCTGATGAGCTAAACTAGCGTGAGTCAGCGCAGTAACTAAGTGCTCTAGGTTATCAGCTTGGGCCTGATAGGCTTGCAATTGGCGTGAGGCTTCACTATAGTGAGGTGACCAAGGTGGAATAGACCGCAGTAGCGCCATAAGGTTGAGCAACTGCGATTGAGCCTGCTCTAGCTGTGATTTTGTTGTAGCTTGACGAATAGATTGTCGAACCTGACGATTTGTTTGATAGCTAGCTTGTATCAAAGGGCAGGAACCCACAACACAAGGACGAGTGAGGAGATACGTAGCACCTAATACAATGGAGAACATGCTAATCGCCTTTACCCAGTGCTGTTGTACGGCTAGTCGCCATGCTGAGAGCAGACTCTTCAGGTTCTGAGCAGAAGAGTTCTGAACGCGAGAAGACTCCTCCCCAGACGACAAGCCAACTCTTTCGGTAGCATGACTTCTATCGACAGTATGGTCTGCTGGTAGCTCAGTTAACAGTGGCGGTTCAGTCCTAGGTTGATGCTGGTCTGGATATGGAACTGTTGTAGGCAATGTACTAGCGCGCTGGGAGGAGCCAATTTGCAGGCGATAGGTCGCATAAATAGTCGATTGCCCAGCAACTTTGAGACATAGCTGCACTCGTCGAGAAAATTGGGTCAACAGCGGCAGGGCGATCGCAGCGAGCGCCCGTGCCATCATGGCAAATAGTTCTGACTGATCAAGGCTAGGCTCAGCCCGATGAATACCTAGAATTACTAAGTGTTGCTTCCAAACGGCACAACGAATATCCACCCACACAGGATGACGAGCCTGGAGATAGACCTGTAGGTGGTTGTTTAAGTGTTTGAGGCGATCGCAAGACGAGTCATCATACACCATCCCATCATTGTATGAGCTGTCTTAGAAAATGAACCGCTAGGATTGTCACGCCAGAGCCGATGACCATCCCTCTAGACCCAACCTAGTAGTAGCCAAACTCTGACTCTGGAATCGTAAAATTAGACGGATCATAGAGATAGCGAGTAATTTCTTCCTCTAGTCGGTGAATTTGGTATGGTTCAATCACAGAAGTGTGGCGCAACGCAGCAAGGTAACCATCCAAATACAACCGCAAATCGTCATTACGATACCCCCGGTTCCAGAGATCTACCAGAGCATCGGTAAGCTTCTGATAGTAGCGAATAGTAAGCGCGTCTTGAAGCATAGATTTATAGAAACATGGTTATGAAGAGCATCTCGGTAGGCATATCAGCATACCTCTAGAGTTCCCTCTATTGTAAAAGATCCACCAGATGACAAAATAGTTGCATCGTTACACTTACATATCTCCAAATCAAGTGGCACAAGCAATAGCACAAAAAATCAGGACAATTATCTCACGTTCCTAGACAGGAGTACTTCACACTAGTGGCCCACTTCCCTTGCCTGTTGTCCACT carries:
- a CDS encoding anthranilate phosphoribosyltransferase family protein; translation: MSKAFRVLLQKIGSGTHTSEHLSRSEAADAMRMMLLQEATPAQIGAFLIAHRIKRPTGEEMAGMLDAYDQLGPVLPPLGDDRRVLVMGSPYDGRSRTASLSPLTALVLATAGNLVLLHGGDVMPTKAGIPLVQTWQALGVDWTRLTLDHVWNILNTTGVGFIYLPTHFPLAQGLVQFRDEIGKRPPLATLELIWSAYRGPAHIITGYVHPPTEAIMRTAFALRHTTHFTTVKGLEGSCDLPRDRTAIIGISDSPPTLGQSVSSPSSPESGFLRLHLHPRDYGVAGKNIPLDDATDQAQLMQSVLAGVKSEGLQSVVWNSGFYLWRSGTCPDVASGMALAEDLITKGRVLAQLHRLQAAIAHLSVSASVSA